The genomic DNA ACGGCTGCTCTGGGGCTTGCTGGCGGGGATCAGCGCAGGAGCAATGCTCGGCGCTGCACTGGGTTTCAGTCAGCGTCTGGAACGCCTGATCTTCCCGACCTTCGCCGGTCTCGCCCAAGTGCCGACACTGGCGTGGATCCCGCTGTTCATGGTGTTTTTCGGCATCGGCGAAGTGCTGAAACTGGTGGTACTGATCAAAGCCATCGTGGTTCCGGTCACCCTGCACACGCTGGTCGGCGTGCGCGATGCGCAACCGAAACTGCGAGAAGCCGCTGCTGTGTTGCGCTTGCCGTCGCATTTGCTGATCCGTCGTCTGGTGCTGCCTGCCGCCCTTCCCGCGTTCATGGCCGGCGTGCGGCTGGCATTGGCCGCCGGCTGGACCTCGCTGCTGGCCGTCGAGCTGCTGGCCTCCAGTGAAGGCATCGGTTATCTGATGGTCTGGGCGCGGCAACTGTTCATGCTCGACATCGTTTTCGTCTGCATCGTGGTCATCGGCTTGATCGGTGTAGCGATGGATCGCGGTATCGGCCTGCTGGACAAAAAACTGCTGCACTGGCCGCACCCGGCCACCGCCGAAATTCGTCGCGGCCCGCGCTATGAAGGCTGGCAGCGGCTGCAACCGTGGCTGCTGCCGCTGGGCTTGTTCGTGCTGTGGCAATTGGCGAGCGATCAGCAGTGGGTCGACGCGAATATTCTGGTGAGCCCGCTGGCCGTGCTGAGCACCACATGGGACGGCTTGCTCGATGGCACGCTGATCAGCGGCATGGCCCTTAGCTTGGGGCGCACCCTCGGTGGTTTGCTGCTGGGCGGTGGGCTCGGTTTTGCTTTGGGCCTGCTGTTGGGCCTGTCGCACCTCAGCGAACGCCTGCTCGGGCCGACGCTTGCGGCGCTCCGTCAGATCGCGATTTTCGCCTGGGTGCCGCTGCTCACCGCGTGGTTCGGTCTGGGCGAATTGGCCAAGTGGGTATTCATCGCCCTCGCTGCGTTTTTTCCGCTGTTTATCGCCACCCAACGCAGCGTCGCCAACCTTTCGCCGCAACTCAACGAAGCCGCACAAGTGCTGCGCCTGAGCCTCGGCCAGCGTCTGCGCCGGCTGGTGCTGCCGGGCGCCGCACCGGGGATTTTCGCCGGGCTCAGATTGAGTCTGATCTATGCCTGGCTCGGCACCATCGGTGCCGAATATTTCATGCCGTCCAACGGCGGCATCGGCAGCCAGATGATCGGCGCCCAACAACTGCTGCGCATGGATCTGATCATGGCCGGCATGCTCCTCGTCGGTCTGACCGGCGCCCTGCTCAACCTTATTGGCCAACGCCTGGAAATTCGCGCGACCCGCTGGAGACACGCATGAACGCACCGATTGTCAGCTTCAACCATGTAGGCAAATCCTTCGACGTCGACGGTTTCGAACTGGAAGCGATTCGTGAATTCAACCTGGACATCGCCGAGGGCGAATTCGTCGCCATCGTCGGTTCCAGCGGCTGTGGCAAATCGACTTTGCTGCGCTTGCTGGTAGGCCTCGATACGCAGTTTCGCGGGCGGATCAGCGTCGACGGCAAAGCGGTCAGCGGCATCGGTGGTGAGCGCGGCATTGTCTTTCAGGAACACCGTTTATTCCCGTGGCTGACCGTGGCCGACAACATCGGCCTGGGCCTGGTCAACGAGCCGCTGAGTGCCGCGCAAAAGCAGCAACGGATCAACGATTTCATCGACATGGTGGGCCTGCGCGACTTCACCCGCGCCTATCCGCACCAGCTCTCCGGCGGCATGGCCCAGCGTGTGGCGATTGCTCGCGGCCTGGTCGCCAGCCCTCGGACTCTGTTGCTCGATGAGCCGTTCGGCGCCCTCGATGCACTGACCCGCCAGCAGATGCAGGACGAACTGCTGGCGATCCGCGACCGGGCCAAAATCACCACGGTCCTCGTCACCCACGACGTCGAAGAAGCAATCTTTCTCGCCGACCGCGTGGTGGTGATGGAGCCGCGTCCGGGACGGATCAAGCAAGTGGTCGACATCGCCCTGCCCCATCCGCGCCAGCGCAGCAGTTTCGACTTCCATCAGTTGCGCGAAGAGCTGCTGCACGAGCTGACCAGCGACGACCATTACCAACCGAGCGTACCGGTGCAGATCCGCGATCTGCCGCTGTCGTTCATTGCTTGCTGAGAGGAGCTTTTCGATGCCGCAACGCCCCAACTTTCTGCTGATTCTGGCCGACGATCTCGGCTTCTCCGACCTCGGTGCATTCGGCGGCGAAATCGCCACGCCGCACCTCGATGCCCTGGCCAGCAACGGCCTGCGCCTGACCGACTTCCACACCGCGCCCACCTGCTCGCCGACCCGTTCGATGCTGCTGACCGGCACCGATCACCACATCGCCGGCATCGGCACCATGGCCGAAGCACTGACGCCGGAACTGATCGGCAAACCGGGTTATGAGGGTTACCTCAACGACCGCGTCGTCGCATTGCCCGAACTGTTGCGCGAGGCCGGTTACCAGACGCTGATGAGCGGCAAATGGCACCTGGGCCTGACCGCTGAACTGGCGCCCCACACACGAGGCTTCGAGCGTTCGTTCTCGCTGTTGCCGGGCGCGGCCAACCATTACGGTTTCGAGCCAACCTACGACGAGCACACGCCGGGGCTGCTGAAATCGACGCCGGCGCTGTACATCGAAGACGACCGGTTCATCGACGAATTGCCCAAGGATTTCTATTCCTCCGATGCCTTCGGCGACAAGCTGCTGCAATACCTCAAGGAGCGCGACCAGACCCGACCGTTCTTTGCGTACTTGCCGTTTTCCGCACCGCACTGGCCGTTGCAGGCGCCAGCCGACATCGTCGAGAAATACCGAGGCCGCTATGACGCCGGCCCGGAGGTCTTGCGTCTCGAACGACTGGAAAAGCTCAAGGCACTGGGGTTGATCGAACCAGACGTCGAGCCGCATCCGCTGATCCAGTTGACCGCGCAGTGGGACGCACTGAGCGACGAGCAAAAGCAGATTTCCGCGCGGGCCATGGAGGTCTACGCGGCGATGGTCGAGCGCATGGACTGGAACATCGGCCGGGTCGTCGATTACCTGCGCCAGCAAGGGCAACTCGACAACACCTTCATCCTGTTCATGTCCGACAACGGTGCCGAAGGCGCGCTGCTGGAAGCGTTTCCGAAATTCGGTCCGGAGTTGATGACTTATCTGAAT from Pseudomonas baetica includes the following:
- a CDS encoding ABC transporter ATP-binding protein translates to MNAPIVSFNHVGKSFDVDGFELEAIREFNLDIAEGEFVAIVGSSGCGKSTLLRLLVGLDTQFRGRISVDGKAVSGIGGERGIVFQEHRLFPWLTVADNIGLGLVNEPLSAAQKQQRINDFIDMVGLRDFTRAYPHQLSGGMAQRVAIARGLVASPRTLLLDEPFGALDALTRQQMQDELLAIRDRAKITTVLVTHDVEEAIFLADRVVVMEPRPGRIKQVVDIALPHPRQRSSFDFHQLREELLHELTSDDHYQPSVPVQIRDLPLSFIAC
- a CDS encoding ABC transporter permease yields the protein MARDSLLSLPLPARPLKTRRTGPSLTQRVLPWLLPLSLFALWWLAARNQWMSEQILPAPLLVWHSAVELSQGELWSHLWISLQRLLWGLLAGISAGAMLGAALGFSQRLERLIFPTFAGLAQVPTLAWIPLFMVFFGIGEVLKLVVLIKAIVVPVTLHTLVGVRDAQPKLREAAAVLRLPSHLLIRRLVLPAALPAFMAGVRLALAAGWTSLLAVELLASSEGIGYLMVWARQLFMLDIVFVCIVVIGLIGVAMDRGIGLLDKKLLHWPHPATAEIRRGPRYEGWQRLQPWLLPLGLFVLWQLASDQQWVDANILVSPLAVLSTTWDGLLDGTLISGMALSLGRTLGGLLLGGGLGFALGLLLGLSHLSERLLGPTLAALRQIAIFAWVPLLTAWFGLGELAKWVFIALAAFFPLFIATQRSVANLSPQLNEAAQVLRLSLGQRLRRLVLPGAAPGIFAGLRLSLIYAWLGTIGAEYFMPSNGGIGSQMIGAQQLLRMDLIMAGMLLVGLTGALLNLIGQRLEIRATRWRHA
- a CDS encoding arylsulfatase, giving the protein MPQRPNFLLILADDLGFSDLGAFGGEIATPHLDALASNGLRLTDFHTAPTCSPTRSMLLTGTDHHIAGIGTMAEALTPELIGKPGYEGYLNDRVVALPELLREAGYQTLMSGKWHLGLTAELAPHTRGFERSFSLLPGAANHYGFEPTYDEHTPGLLKSTPALYIEDDRFIDELPKDFYSSDAFGDKLLQYLKERDQTRPFFAYLPFSAPHWPLQAPADIVEKYRGRYDAGPEVLRLERLEKLKALGLIEPDVEPHPLIQLTAQWDALSDEQKQISARAMEVYAAMVERMDWNIGRVVDYLRQQGQLDNTFILFMSDNGAEGALLEAFPKFGPELMTYLNQHYDNSLDNIGRANSYVWYGPNWAQVATAPSRLFKAFTTEGGIRVPALLHYSQLPIKGQISHGFGTVMDITPTILDLAGVRHPGKHWRGKPVAPLRGKSWLGFLSGETAQVHDEHTVTGWELFGRRAIRLGSWKAVWIPGPVGPATWQLYDLASDPGEIHDLAVSRPEKLNALIGHWQQYVEETGVILSASPFQPD